From Echinicola jeungdonensis, the proteins below share one genomic window:
- the dxs gene encoding 1-deoxy-D-xylulose-5-phosphate synthase encodes MLIQPGKFLAQINSPEDLKKFPKDQLVQVCEELRQYIIDSVSVYGGHFGASLGVVELTVALHYTLNTPKDQLVWDVGHQAYGHKILTGRREQFHTNRLYKGVSGFPKRSESPYDSFGVGHSSTSISAALGMAMASKYSGDALKQHVAVIGDGAMTGGMAFEAMNHAGVSDTNMIIILNDNCMSIDPNVGALKDYLTDITTSQIYNKVKDELWRILGKFSKFGSSAQEVISKVEGAVKSALLKQSNLFESLNLRYFGPVDGHDVTHLVEVLNDLRKIPGPKILHCVTLKGKGYGLAEKDQTKWHAPGKFDKITGEIAKKVHDTPQPPKYQDVFGHTLVELAEKDEKIMGITPAMPSGSSMNIMMKAMPERAFDVGIAEQHAVTFSAGLATQGMKPFCNIYSTFMQRAYDQVVHDVCLQNLPVVFCLDRAGFAGADGPTHHGAYDLAYFRCIPNLVVSAPMNEEELRNMMYSASKYDGPYSIRYPRGQGVMADWKTPMCEIPTGQGRIVKEGEEVAILTIGHIGNYAVEACEMLEKEGLNPAHFDMRFVKPLDEELLHEIFRKFKKVVTVEDGCLLGGFGSAILEWMMDHNYQSQIKRLGIPDRVVEHGTQLELHKECGFDPRGIAKAVKKMAHLNLA; translated from the coding sequence ATGTTGATACAACCTGGCAAATTTCTGGCTCAAATAAATTCCCCTGAGGATCTAAAAAAATTCCCCAAAGATCAATTGGTACAGGTCTGTGAAGAGTTGCGCCAGTATATCATTGACAGTGTATCCGTATATGGGGGCCATTTTGGGGCCAGCCTTGGCGTGGTGGAATTGACCGTTGCCCTCCATTATACCCTCAATACCCCCAAAGACCAATTGGTATGGGATGTGGGACATCAGGCTTACGGCCATAAGATCCTGACCGGAAGAAGGGAACAATTCCATACTAACCGATTATACAAAGGGGTATCCGGCTTTCCCAAAAGAAGTGAAAGCCCTTATGACAGTTTCGGCGTGGGGCATTCAAGCACCTCCATATCTGCGGCCCTGGGAATGGCCATGGCATCCAAATATTCAGGTGATGCCCTTAAACAACATGTAGCCGTCATTGGTGATGGAGCCATGACTGGTGGAATGGCTTTCGAAGCAATGAACCATGCTGGCGTTTCGGACACCAACATGATCATTATCCTCAATGATAATTGCATGTCCATCGATCCCAATGTGGGTGCCTTAAAGGATTATCTGACCGACATCACCACCTCCCAGATTTACAACAAGGTAAAAGATGAGCTTTGGAGAATTTTGGGGAAATTCAGCAAATTTGGATCCAGCGCCCAAGAGGTGATCTCAAAAGTTGAAGGGGCTGTAAAATCAGCCCTGTTAAAGCAAAGTAACCTTTTTGAATCCCTTAACCTGAGGTACTTTGGCCCCGTGGATGGTCATGATGTCACCCACTTGGTGGAAGTTCTCAATGATCTAAGAAAAATACCAGGTCCGAAGATTTTACATTGTGTTACGCTCAAAGGAAAAGGATATGGCCTGGCCGAAAAGGACCAAACCAAATGGCATGCCCCAGGGAAATTTGACAAAATTACCGGGGAAATCGCCAAAAAAGTGCACGACACCCCTCAGCCACCAAAATACCAGGATGTTTTTGGACATACTTTGGTAGAGCTGGCTGAGAAGGATGAAAAGATAATGGGCATTACCCCTGCTATGCCATCGGGATCTTCCATGAACATCATGATGAAAGCCATGCCTGAAAGGGCATTTGATGTAGGCATTGCTGAACAGCATGCGGTAACATTTTCTGCTGGGTTGGCCACCCAAGGCATGAAGCCTTTTTGCAATATTTACAGCACCTTTATGCAAAGGGCCTATGACCAGGTAGTCCATGATGTATGCCTTCAAAATCTTCCCGTGGTTTTCTGTCTGGACCGGGCTGGATTTGCAGGTGCTGATGGACCAACCCACCATGGAGCCTATGATTTGGCTTATTTCCGCTGTATCCCCAACCTGGTGGTCAGTGCCCCGATGAATGAAGAGGAGTTGCGTAATATGATGTATTCGGCCAGCAAATATGATGGGCCCTATTCCATCCGTTATCCCAGGGGCCAGGGGGTCATGGCTGATTGGAAAACGCCTATGTGTGAAATTCCAACCGGTCAGGGAAGGATCGTTAAAGAAGGGGAAGAAGTGGCCATCTTAACCATAGGCCATATTGGCAACTATGCAGTGGAAGCTTGTGAGATGCTGGAAAAAGAAGGATTGAATCCTGCCCATTTCGACATGCGGTTTGTCAAGCCATTGGATGAAGAATTGCTCCATGAAATTTTCCGCAAGTTCAAGAAAGTGGTGACCGTTGAGGACGGTTGTTTGTTGGGTGGATTTGGATCAGCCATTTTGGAATGGATGATGGATCACAATTATCAATCTCAAATCAAAAGGTTGGGCATCCCCGATAGAGTGGTAGAACATGGAACCCAATTAGAACTTCATAAGGAATGTGGTTTTGACCCGCGGGGAATTGCCAAAGCTGTCAAAAAAATGGCTCATTTGAATTTAGCCTAG
- a CDS encoding alpha/beta fold hydrolase → MDIHYTDKGHGKPVIFIHGFCETKEMWGAFEEALSPYYRIICPDLPGFGETRWHQEEITLEETAAILEHWIKSLQLEKPKVIGHSLGGYVTLALAELMDNQLGGIGLFHSTAYADDEEKVGVRNRTLTFVEKHGVQKFVESFVPPLFSEPHRENMKDTIDQVVQWAKTTTYEGLVSFTKAMRDRKDRMDVLREFPGKKLMIAGLMDGAVKIESSKQHQGYVDDYHELPETGHMGMFEMEKETIQIVKDFLEK, encoded by the coding sequence ATGGATATCCATTATACCGACAAAGGACATGGGAAACCCGTTATTTTTATCCATGGATTTTGTGAAACCAAGGAAATGTGGGGAGCATTTGAAGAAGCTCTTTCCCCTTATTACCGGATAATCTGCCCCGATTTGCCAGGTTTCGGAGAAACCCGCTGGCACCAGGAAGAAATTACATTGGAAGAAACAGCCGCCATTCTCGAACATTGGATCAAGTCCCTCCAACTGGAAAAACCAAAAGTCATTGGCCATTCCCTTGGGGGGTATGTTACTTTGGCTTTGGCTGAACTGATGGATAATCAATTGGGCGGAATTGGGCTTTTTCATTCTACAGCCTATGCAGATGATGAGGAAAAAGTCGGGGTTAGGAACCGGACTTTGACCTTTGTGGAAAAACATGGAGTGCAAAAATTTGTCGAGTCTTTTGTCCCTCCACTTTTCTCAGAGCCCCACCGGGAAAATATGAAAGACACCATCGATCAGGTAGTCCAGTGGGCCAAAACCACCACATATGAAGGTCTAGTCTCCTTTACTAAAGCCATGAGGGACAGAAAAGACCGTATGGACGTGTTAAGAGAATTTCCCGGCAAAAAGCTGATGATAGCCGGGCTAATGGATGGAGCGGTAAAAATAGAGTCCAGCAAACAGCATCAAGGTTATGTGGATGATTATCATGAACTGCCAGAAACCGGCCATATGGGTATGTTTGAAATGGAAAAAGAAACCATTCAGATTGTTAAGGATTTTCTGGAAAAGTAA
- a CDS encoding TonB-dependent receptor, with protein sequence MKSLLLTAIFSLVAIGAFAQNNVSGSIIDAETGEELIGANVILEGTGRGSTSDLQGDFHIRNVPSGTYQLKVSYIGYQTIRTEIEVPIEDVEIHLAPSTLLTEEFIVSATRASETTPTTFQVITNEELDKNNLGQDLPILLKYTPSVVTHSDAGAGIGYTGLRIRGSDQTRINVTVNGIPLNDAESHGVFWVNMPDFASSVDNIQIQRGVGTSTNGAATFGASMNIQTDTKKEEAYGEVANSFGSFNSWKHTVQAGTGLLNNRWTVDARLSKITSDGYVDRAFSDLKSYYLSGGYYGDDHVFKVNVFSGNEQTYQSWWGLPESKLENDRTDNYYTYENETDNYQQDHYQFIYTGKYGDNWKANAALHYTYGRGYYEQYREDDDFSSYGLDPVVIGGETIESTDIIRRRWLDNDFYGGVFSFNYVSDDGLWDLILGGGANRYDGDHYGEIIWARIAGDTDIRDRYYDNNAVKDDRNIYLKATYEVKERLYLFGDLQFRQIDYTFEGINDDRRVLDGEESYDFFNPKVGLSYETGEGETWYASYAVANREPVRSDFTDNPITEIPRPERLNNVEAGIRAQKGNYSYNANFYYMGYKDQLILTGQINDVGAYIRENVESSYRAGVELNGAVRLSPAWTLGGNIAFSRNKIDEFTEYVDDYAAEEFQQESFTYTDTEIAFSPSIVGSATIDFKPVDNLEISLLNKYVGDQYLDNTENENRKLDAYITNDLRLSYTLRPRFVKALEFNVKVNNLLDQEYEPNGYTFSYYVPGESEGSRQLVTENYYYPMAGINFMAGVNVKF encoded by the coding sequence ATGAAAAGCTTATTATTGACCGCCATATTTTCATTGGTGGCCATTGGCGCATTTGCCCAAAACAACGTGAGTGGAAGCATCATTGATGCGGAAACTGGAGAAGAGTTGATAGGAGCCAATGTCATCCTGGAAGGCACCGGAAGGGGAAGTACTTCTGATCTGCAGGGGGATTTTCACATCCGGAATGTGCCAAGTGGAACTTATCAATTAAAAGTGTCTTATATCGGTTATCAAACCATTAGGACGGAAATAGAGGTTCCGATTGAAGATGTGGAAATCCATTTGGCACCCAGCACACTATTGACAGAGGAGTTTATTGTTTCTGCTACCAGGGCTTCAGAAACGACTCCCACCACCTTTCAGGTCATAACTAATGAAGAGTTGGATAAAAATAACTTGGGGCAGGATTTGCCCATCCTTTTAAAATATACACCTTCAGTAGTCACCCACTCTGATGCAGGAGCAGGAATTGGTTATACCGGCCTTCGTATCCGGGGATCTGACCAGACCCGAATCAATGTAACGGTAAATGGAATTCCCCTCAATGATGCGGAATCCCATGGTGTTTTCTGGGTAAATATGCCGGATTTTGCCAGTTCTGTTGACAATATTCAGATCCAAAGGGGGGTGGGGACTTCCACCAATGGAGCCGCCACTTTTGGGGCCAGCATGAACATTCAGACAGATACAAAAAAAGAAGAAGCTTATGGAGAGGTAGCCAATTCCTTTGGCTCCTTCAATTCCTGGAAGCATACCGTCCAAGCAGGAACTGGCCTCCTCAACAACAGGTGGACGGTGGATGCCCGCCTGTCAAAAATCACCTCTGATGGCTATGTCGATAGGGCTTTTTCTGACCTGAAAAGTTATTATTTGTCAGGTGGTTATTATGGCGATGACCATGTTTTTAAAGTCAATGTATTTTCCGGAAACGAGCAAACCTATCAATCCTGGTGGGGACTTCCTGAATCCAAACTGGAAAATGACAGGACAGACAATTATTATACCTATGAAAATGAAACTGATAATTACCAGCAGGATCATTATCAATTCATTTATACCGGGAAATATGGAGATAATTGGAAAGCCAATGCAGCCCTGCACTATACCTATGGAAGGGGCTATTATGAGCAATACCGTGAGGATGATGACTTTTCCAGTTATGGGCTTGACCCGGTTGTGATTGGTGGAGAGACCATCGAGAGCACGGATATTATCAGGAGAAGATGGCTTGATAATGACTTCTATGGAGGTGTCTTTTCCTTTAACTATGTTTCAGATGATGGGCTTTGGGATTTGATCCTTGGCGGTGGTGCCAACCGCTACGACGGGGATCATTATGGTGAAATTATCTGGGCCAGGATTGCCGGAGATACCGATATCCGAGACAGGTATTATGATAATAATGCAGTAAAAGATGACCGCAATATTTATCTGAAAGCAACTTATGAAGTTAAGGAAAGACTTTATCTGTTTGGTGACCTTCAATTCCGTCAGATTGATTACACCTTTGAAGGGATCAATGATGACAGGAGAGTTTTGGATGGAGAAGAAAGTTATGATTTCTTCAACCCCAAAGTAGGTCTAAGTTATGAAACCGGAGAGGGTGAAACCTGGTATGCTTCTTATGCCGTTGCCAATCGCGAACCTGTAAGAAGTGATTTTACGGATAACCCCATTACTGAAATCCCCCGTCCGGAGAGACTTAACAATGTGGAGGCTGGTATTAGGGCCCAAAAAGGAAATTATAGCTATAATGCCAATTTCTACTATATGGGATACAAGGACCAGCTGATCCTTACCGGCCAGATCAATGATGTAGGGGCTTATATCAGGGAAAATGTGGAAAGCTCTTATCGTGCTGGTGTGGAATTAAATGGAGCTGTACGCCTTTCCCCTGCTTGGACCTTAGGAGGTAATATTGCCTTCAGTAGAAATAAAATTGACGAATTTACCGAGTATGTGGATGATTATGCAGCTGAAGAATTTCAGCAGGAATCCTTTACATACACAGATACGGAAATTGCTTTTTCTCCAAGTATAGTAGGGTCTGCCACTATTGATTTTAAACCGGTGGACAATTTGGAAATCAGTTTGCTCAATAAATATGTGGGTGACCAATACCTGGACAACACAGAAAACGAAAACAGGAAATTGGATGCCTATATTACTAATGACCTAAGGTTGAGTTATACTCTTAGGCCCAGGTTTGTCAAAGCCCTGGAATTTAATGTCAAAGTAAATAACTTATTGGATCAAGAATACGAACCCAATGGTTATACCTTTAGCTATTATGTCCCTGGTGAATCAGAAGGAAGCAGGCAATTGGTTACTGAGAATTATTACTACCCTATGGCCGGAATTAACTTTATGGCAGGTGTAAATGTGAAATTTTAA
- a CDS encoding alpha/beta hydrolase: MKLNLLLTALFISLCCTNGWSQQKTIPRDTSYNAQAVWEKIKGDFPQAKLAKDELPEGVREDRDVVYTVLKDTPYGDRPLHLDIFYPESSQNLPVILLIHGGGWRSGDKSLQVPMAKKLAKKGFVTICVEYQLSLEAKYPAAVHNIKSAIRWTRAHADQYGINPDRIAISGCSAGGQLASLVGLTNNVDKMEGKQGWEEYSSEVQAIMDIDGAINFLAPLSLKSPRSPDSPDAFWLGGTFTQVPAIWKEASPGYWVDENSVPTLFVNSGFPRFHAGQAEMVEMLEDYGIYHEVYEFDVKMHPFWLFEPWVDTTVGYMDGFLKKVFAEDNSN, translated from the coding sequence ATGAAACTGAACTTACTTTTAACTGCCCTTTTTATCTCCCTTTGCTGCACCAATGGCTGGTCCCAACAAAAGACCATTCCCAGAGATACCTCCTATAATGCCCAGGCAGTTTGGGAGAAAATAAAAGGAGATTTTCCACAGGCAAAACTGGCGAAGGATGAACTTCCTGAAGGAGTACGAGAAGATAGGGATGTGGTTTATACTGTTCTAAAAGATACCCCTTATGGAGATAGGCCGCTTCATTTAGATATTTTTTACCCGGAGTCCTCCCAAAATCTTCCAGTTATTCTCCTAATCCATGGTGGAGGATGGAGGTCGGGGGACAAATCCCTGCAGGTACCCATGGCCAAAAAGTTGGCCAAAAAAGGCTTTGTTACCATTTGTGTGGAATACCAACTTTCCCTGGAAGCCAAATATCCAGCTGCTGTCCATAATATCAAGTCTGCAATTCGCTGGACCAGAGCTCATGCTGACCAGTATGGAATTAATCCGGACAGAATAGCAATTTCTGGTTGTTCTGCTGGAGGCCAATTGGCATCTTTAGTAGGGTTGACCAATAATGTGGATAAAATGGAAGGCAAGCAGGGCTGGGAGGAATATTCAAGTGAAGTGCAAGCCATTATGGATATTGATGGCGCAATTAACTTTTTGGCTCCATTGTCTTTGAAAAGCCCAAGAAGTCCTGATTCCCCGGATGCATTTTGGTTGGGCGGAACCTTTACTCAAGTGCCAGCAATCTGGAAAGAAGCATCTCCAGGGTATTGGGTGGATGAAAATTCTGTGCCTACCTTATTTGTTAACAGCGGTTTTCCCCGTTTTCATGCAGGTCAGGCAGAAATGGTGGAAATGCTGGAAGATTATGGCATTTACCATGAGGTATATGAATTTGATGTAAAAATGCATCCTTTTTGGCTTTTTGAGCCCTGGGTGGATACGACAGTTGGATATATGGATGGCTTTTTGAAAAAGGTATTTGCTGAAGACAATAGTAACTAG
- a CDS encoding alpha/beta hydrolase, which translates to MKLKRVEERERITQVDQPGLYAFFTSNEENTGSAVLICPPGGYQKLTYNIAGLQIAKWFNTIGVNAFVLIHRLPTSPDLIKPAYGSLQDAQRAMKIIRARAKDWGIDPQKVGVYGSSAGGNVATTLSTLENDYAGIGDSLDAQGFLPNFQILVSPVVSMIEHFHEGSREALLGENPSEELVSKFSSEKQVKENTPPAFIVHADNDPVVSSMNSILYYIALKEKGVNASLHIFPQGGHSIALRNNPGSANQWTAICETWMDEMNLFH; encoded by the coding sequence TTGAAATTGAAACGGGTTGAGGAAAGGGAGAGGATAACCCAGGTGGACCAACCTGGGCTATATGCTTTTTTCACTTCAAATGAAGAAAATACGGGAAGTGCAGTTTTGATTTGCCCTCCGGGAGGTTACCAAAAGTTAACCTATAACATCGCTGGTTTACAAATTGCCAAATGGTTCAATACCATAGGAGTAAATGCATTTGTGCTGATACATAGACTGCCCACCTCCCCGGATTTGATCAAGCCTGCCTATGGTTCCCTTCAGGATGCGCAAAGGGCCATGAAAATTATTAGGGCTAGGGCAAAGGATTGGGGAATTGACCCTCAAAAAGTTGGGGTTTATGGAAGTTCTGCTGGGGGAAATGTGGCGACAACCTTAAGTACCCTGGAAAATGATTATGCTGGAATTGGCGATTCTTTGGATGCTCAGGGGTTTTTGCCCAATTTCCAAATATTGGTTTCACCTGTGGTAAGTATGATAGAACATTTCCATGAGGGCAGCCGGGAGGCCTTATTGGGCGAAAACCCTAGTGAGGAATTGGTCAGTAAGTTTTCCAGTGAAAAACAGGTAAAAGAAAATACACCACCAGCTTTTATTGTTCATGCTGATAATGATCCCGTTGTAAGCTCCATGAATAGTATCCTATATTATATTGCCCTAAAAGAAAAAGGTGTCAATGCCAGTCTTCATATATTTCCACAAGGTGGTCATAGCATTGCCCTTAGAAATAATCCCGGATCTGCCAACCAATGGACAGCCATCTGTGAGACTTGGATGGATGAAATGAATTTATTTCACTAA
- a CDS encoding RagB/SusD family nutrient uptake outer membrane protein, with amino-acid sequence MKTLKLFILSITVLLSVSCESFLEEESISTTTADALYSTEEGIESLVNASYTVTRKWYGKFSGYLLSEAGTDQFLMAGWGTGYIGFHTYNSNLQGSEKPIEHIWSATYKGINSCNAAIERIPGSPLSESTKTLRLGEVHFLRAFYYYHLVETFGPVPIRTQETSSPELEATRAPVNDVYDLIFSDLEVALTNLEGQVTPGGGRVIQPAVEAFLARIYLTRGMNQEALNMAEKLINDYDFELNEDYTTMWNMENSDANLNPEAIWFVNYAADNNLNDVPRGDALGYMWLWEGGHHGHLYFTPYYYNARPGLRFSLEYDRPLNQLAPSRYLIELYNDEIDARYEGTFRDTWLANDEGNLPEGMQLGDTVLYVANKVLDPEYKASKSYEILDLNDIYNADGTLGGDKTMYYHMKKFNDDTRSAEGVIESKRDAIVFRLAEMYMIAAEASMKLGNNQAGADYINVVRERAAYPGEEAAMRITADQVNIDFILDERAREFVGEQLRWFDLKRTGKLIERLDKYNVAAAANVEPYHLVRPIPQVELDVVQNKEEFQQNDHYN; translated from the coding sequence ATGAAAACTTTAAAATTATTCATATTATCAATAACAGTTCTTCTATCCGTTTCTTGCGAAAGTTTTCTGGAAGAAGAGTCTATCAGTACCACAACAGCAGATGCACTTTATAGCACGGAGGAAGGGATTGAAAGTCTCGTTAATGCCAGCTATACGGTTACTCGTAAATGGTACGGAAAGTTTTCCGGTTATTTGCTGTCCGAAGCCGGCACTGACCAATTTTTAATGGCAGGTTGGGGTACCGGATACATTGGATTTCATACTTACAACTCCAATTTGCAAGGATCTGAAAAACCAATTGAACACATTTGGAGCGCAACTTATAAGGGTATCAATTCTTGTAATGCTGCCATTGAAAGGATTCCTGGTTCCCCATTAAGTGAGTCAACCAAAACGCTTCGATTGGGTGAGGTTCATTTCCTTAGAGCATTTTATTACTATCATCTTGTAGAGACTTTTGGGCCAGTTCCCATTAGGACTCAGGAAACCTCTTCCCCAGAATTGGAAGCTACCCGTGCACCTGTAAATGATGTGTATGACTTGATTTTCAGTGACCTTGAAGTTGCATTGACCAACTTGGAAGGCCAGGTGACCCCAGGGGGTGGAAGGGTGATTCAACCAGCTGTGGAGGCATTTCTGGCAAGGATTTATTTGACAAGAGGTATGAACCAGGAGGCTTTGAATATGGCCGAAAAGTTAATCAATGATTACGACTTTGAGTTAAATGAAGATTACACCACCATGTGGAACATGGAAAACTCCGATGCCAATTTAAATCCTGAGGCTATCTGGTTTGTAAATTATGCGGCAGATAATAACCTAAATGATGTTCCCAGAGGTGATGCACTTGGATATATGTGGTTATGGGAAGGGGGGCATCATGGACACCTTTACTTTACCCCATATTATTATAATGCAAGGCCTGGGCTTAGGTTTTCTTTGGAATATGACCGTCCTCTTAATCAACTTGCCCCTTCAAGATATCTGATTGAACTTTATAACGATGAAATTGACGCCAGATATGAAGGTACATTCAGGGATACTTGGCTGGCAAATGATGAAGGCAACCTTCCGGAAGGAATGCAGTTGGGAGATACTGTCTTGTATGTGGCCAATAAAGTTTTGGACCCTGAGTATAAAGCTTCCAAGTCCTATGAAATCCTGGATTTGAATGATATCTACAATGCGGATGGAACCTTGGGTGGTGACAAGACCATGTACTACCACATGAAAAAATTTAATGATGATACCCGTTCAGCAGAAGGGGTGATAGAAAGTAAGCGGGATGCTATCGTTTTCAGACTAGCCGAAATGTACATGATTGCAGCGGAAGCTAGCATGAAGCTGGGAAATAATCAGGCTGGCGCAGATTATATCAATGTGGTCCGTGAGCGTGCCGCTTACCCAGGTGAAGAAGCAGCTATGCGAATTACAGCTGATCAGGTGAATATTGACTTTATTTTGGACGAAAGAGCCCGGGAGTTTGTGGGTGAACAGCTCAGGTGGTTTGACCTGAAGAGGACCGGAAAGTTAATTGAGCGATTGGATAAGTACAATGTAGCTGCTGCAGCCAATGTTGAACCTTATCATTTGGTTAGGCCAATTCCTCAGGTAGAATTGGATGTGGTCCAAAATAAAGAAGAATTCCAGCAAAACGATCACTATAATTAA